Proteins encoded by one window of bacterium:
- a CDS encoding helix-turn-helix transcriptional regulator, with protein MSNIKRQLGLRIFELRKQINMSQAKLAELTDFSDNFIGLIERGRRSPSLEALKKIASALKVEIKDLFSFSPTAVRDIKDEQLISKITAFLKKRDIEEIKMIYDVVRRIFER; from the coding sequence ATGAGTAATATAAAAAGACAACTTGGGTTAAGAATTTTTGAATTACGGAAACAAATAAATATGAGTCAGGCTAAACTTGCTGAACTTACTGACTTTAGTGATAACTTTATTGGATTAATAGAAAGAGGACGACGATCTCCTTCTTTAGAGGCACTTAAAAAAATTGCTTCTGCCTTAAAAGTGGAAATTAAAGATCTTTTCTCTTTTTCTCCAACAGCAGTAAGGGATATTAAAGATGAACAACTTATTAGCAAAATCACTGCTTTCTTAAAAAAGAGAGATATTGAAGAAATAAAAATGATATATGATGTGGTAAGGAGAATCTTTGAAAGGTAA